The Deltaproteobacteria bacterium genome includes a region encoding these proteins:
- the thrS gene encoding threonine--tRNA ligase: MINITLPDGRIEQFDSPPTGLDVAMRISERFSQGCVAAKINDALLDLSTPITEDSAITLITTRDAEALDIMRHSAAHVMAQAVLKVYPKARLTIGPVIENGFYYDFEMPPVSEEDFPKIEAEIKKLVEAKLPFSRKVVAKDEALTIYKDEPYKSEIIGDLPDGTISLYTQGDFTDLCRGPHVPHTGFVKAVKLMKTSGAYWRADANNAQLTRIYGTAFFDKKELAAYLNFLEEAKKRDHRKIGQAMDLFSFHDEAPGMPFFHAKGMNVWNALLDYWRVEHRKAGYTETKTPVMLLKGLWEKSGHWENYRENMYTTIIEDAQHCIKPMNCPGGMILFSMGHHSYKDLPVRAGEIGLVHRHELSGVLNGLFRVRAFHQDDAHIFMMPDQIEAEILGVLHLVDRVYSTFGLSFHLELSTRPKKSIGGDEQWEMATNGLRGALEAYGMPYKINEGDGAFYGPKIDIHIKDAIGRTWQCGTVQLDMSLPERFDLSYIGADNARHRPVMIHRVIYGSIERFFGILTEHFAGRFPLWMAPTQAIVLAMNDDLADYAKSVKEGLEDEGLRVDLDARSESIQKKVRDAQLALVPLILTVGGKEKENNTLSVRTLDGKVRYGVTREAFLETVRAHVARRDRSTQIFE, from the coding sequence ATGATAAACATTACCTTACCGGATGGCAGAATCGAGCAGTTCGACTCCCCCCCCACGGGCCTTGACGTTGCAATGCGCATCTCCGAGCGCTTTTCACAAGGCTGCGTGGCGGCAAAAATAAACGACGCGCTTTTGGACCTTTCCACTCCCATAACGGAAGATTCCGCCATAACGCTCATCACCACCAGGGACGCCGAAGCCCTGGATATAATGCGCCACAGCGCGGCCCACGTAATGGCCCAGGCGGTGCTTAAAGTCTATCCCAAGGCCCGGCTCACCATAGGCCCGGTGATCGAAAACGGCTTTTACTACGATTTCGAGATGCCGCCCGTCTCCGAGGAGGACTTCCCGAAGATCGAGGCCGAGATCAAAAAGCTCGTCGAGGCCAAGCTCCCCTTCTCCCGCAAGGTGGTGGCAAAGGACGAGGCCCTTACCATATATAAGGATGAGCCCTACAAGTCCGAGATCATTGGCGACCTGCCGGACGGAACCATCTCGCTCTATACCCAGGGCGATTTCACGGACCTGTGCAGGGGCCCCCACGTTCCCCACACGGGCTTCGTGAAGGCGGTGAAGCTCATGAAGACCTCCGGGGCCTACTGGAGGGCGGACGCCAATAACGCCCAGCTTACGCGCATCTACGGCACGGCCTTTTTCGACAAGAAGGAGCTGGCCGCATACCTCAATTTCCTGGAGGAGGCCAAAAAGCGCGACCACCGCAAGATCGGCCAGGCCATGGACCTTTTCTCCTTCCACGACGAGGCTCCGGGAATGCCCTTTTTCCACGCCAAGGGCATGAACGTGTGGAACGCGCTTCTGGACTACTGGCGGGTCGAGCACAGGAAGGCCGGTTACACCGAGACCAAGACCCCGGTGATGCTTTTGAAAGGCCTGTGGGAAAAATCCGGCCACTGGGAAAACTACCGCGAAAACATGTACACAACCATCATTGAGGACGCCCAGCATTGCATTAAGCCCATGAACTGCCCCGGCGGCATGATCCTCTTTTCCATGGGCCACCATTCATACAAGGACCTGCCAGTTCGCGCGGGCGAGATCGGTCTGGTGCACCGCCACGAGCTAAGCGGGGTCTTGAACGGCCTTTTCCGGGTGCGGGCCTTTCACCAGGACGATGCCCACATCTTCATGATGCCGGATCAGATAGAGGCCGAAATACTGGGGGTTCTGCACCTTGTGGACCGGGTCTACTCCACCTTCGGCCTAAGCTTTCATCTCGAGCTTTCCACAAGGCCCAAAAAATCCATCGGCGGCGACGAGCAGTGGGAAATGGCCACGAACGGCCTTAGGGGCGCTCTCGAAGCCTACGGCATGCCCTACAAGATCAACGAAGGCGACGGGGCCTTCTACGGCCCCAAGATCGACATCCACATAAAGGACGCCATAGGCCGCACCTGGCAGTGCGGAACCGTGCAGCTGGACATGTCGCTTCCCGAACGCTTCGACCTTTCCTACATAGGCGCGGACAACGCAAGGCACCGCCCGGTAATGATCCACCGGGTGATCTACGGGTCCATCGAGCGCTTTTTCGGAATCCTCACCGAGCACTTCGCCGGGCGCTTCCCCCTTTGGATGGCCCCCACCCAGGCAATCGTGCTGGCCATGAACGATGACCTGGCCGACTACGCGAAATCGGTGAAGGAGGGCCTTGAGGACGAGGGCCTGCGGGTGGACCTGGACGCCCGCAGCGAGAGCATCCAGAAAAAGGTGCGCGACGCCCAGCTCGCCCTGGTCCCCCTCATACTCACCGTGGGAGGCAAGGAAAAGGAGAACAACACGCTTTCGGTGCGCACACTGGACGGCAAGGTCCGCTACGGCGTCACCCGCGAGGCCTTCCTGGAAACGGTGAGGGCGCACGTGGCCCGAAGGGACAGGAGTACGCAAATCTTTGAATAA